The genomic interval ACACCTTCAGAATCGTTCTCTGAATCTCTGCACCTAAAGCCAAAACAACAACTACTAAGCTACCGGAATTCAGAAACTTTAATTTCACCATCTCCGGGAGCGAAAAATCTCAAGCATTTCTTGATCATGGATCCAGCGCCCTCCTGGTGTCTGCGCACCTGCACTTCCAGTTCAACGGCTTGTAGTTGGTGgagctctcgtcgtcgtcggcggcggcggcggctctggagaagaagaaggcgcggaggcggccggcaTGCGGCGCCACGGGCACCTGCACCGCCTCGCACCGCCCGCACGGCGCGCACTTGCCCTCGcaccgcggcggccgcgaccCGATCAGCGCCTCCGACATCGCCGCCCACCCCTTCCCGCCCGTCTGCTCCACCTGCACCGACCAATGCAGCTCAGGTGTTCGTTCATATGCGCcacaaagagagaaaaagactTGAAAGAGCAAAAGGAGTCCTCCATCGATCTTTTTACCTCTGGAGGAGGCTCCTTGATCTGGTGATGATGCAACTCTccacctgcagcagcagcagaagtgATGGCTGCATCAGAATTCAGGGAGAGCTAGGCAGCTTTGCTTAGGTAGGTTCAGCTCGATCATGTGTGCAAAAAAGAAGATTTCATTTTTCACGTACCTTCGGTGGACTGCATGCCATGAGAGGAGAGCAGAAGGAGCAGCAGCGATGAGGAGCAAAGCAGCAGAAGTTCCATGGCGAGCTCGAGCGAGTAAACGAACTGAATGTTTGCTAATCGGTGGATGATGAGGAGAGAAAACAGTACGATGCTACCTCTGCTTATATATATCAGATTCAGAGGTCGCATTGCCAACATATGCTCACTGTTCACATGTGCAGGAGGGGTTTCTTGCAACTTTGGTGCTGGAAGTTAATgtgagaaagaagagagagatgttgagagagagagagaggaggaggctgtgtctacagtggtgtacGAGTAGCTACGGATGAGGCCATTGAATGCATCTGAGTTCTGAAGCCATAAAGGCTTTGGCATCAGTGAGATCAGAGCGAGACAGAGGCACAAAAgttgggaggagagagaagcagcagcaggacaCAAGGGCTGGGGTGCAGAGGCTAGCATGCATGGCAATGCAAAAATGACACAAGCCAATGCatttgcatgcttgcatgctcAGCAGGGGCACAGATTAATGAGGTCCTGGAATCACTATTCAGTGAAAAAAAAGGGGTGAAATTATTTGGTGCACACTGATGAGAAAGCTTGAGAGAAAGAAAGCTGGGGAGATGCAACAAGAGCAAAAGCAACTTACATGGAACTAGCCTTGATGCCAAAATAAGGAGGGGTCCAGCACTGTTTCCCTTGCAGATTCTTCCCTGCAAAAGGGGATCAGAAATAGGGTCCAAGAATTCAAGAGACAACTGAATAATGATGAAGAAAGGAGTTATTACTGAATacataaaatgaaaaaaaaagcctcTGCTGACGAGTACCCTTGAATAGTCACGCAGGTTGCAAAGCATCTTTGTTGGCATTGTTGCTTCTTTGCCCCAGTAGGAGTATATTTCAAGAAGATTACCTATTTGATGAGCCATGCACTGTACATGCTAACAAGAAACAAATGCCATGATCATATAGCTTCAGGCCTTGAGCACATAGGCAGTCAAAGGACTGTACAGTACTTTTCTCACTGGTGTAAATGATCGTTGCAGAGGGCAACTGGGAAGAGGTGGTAAAAGAGGATTCAGGTCAATCTGGAAGCTTTTGGTACAGCAGCATGCACGGCAAAGAAGTCAATAGCCGTAATTCTCGCTTATGTGTTGTCTGTTCGAGATGCAACACACAGTAGATTTTATTATTAGAGCAGCAGAATGTGGTCCATTACATGCATGTACACTGTCACTGAGCCACTGAAGCCCGGAAGagacagagagaaggaaaaaaaaaaaaaaaccaacctcggagacccaaagtttacaagACACATACTCCACTACATCCAACACCTATCTTTACTATGGGGATCTACTGTACTTCTTCCGGTAACAATTCTAGTTATCCTGAAAAAACATTTCTTCACATTTTTTCGTGTCAAAGTGAAAGTAAACTCCAGATGGGATAAAAACAAAGTGGGGGAGCTTCCTCGTTACCGCCACCCTCCCATCCCGACCAATGTTAATAAAGAAAATGGTCGATCATGTGAAAAATCACATCAGCCCCATCAGAGTTGAAGAAATAGGTCTTGACCTGCAACACAAAAGAGAAGAATTGCACAATTTTCAGACGGTGACAACTTTGTATCTTTGCTTTAACCCAGTGATATAGAATAATCTTGAATGATGCCTCTTGCAAATTTTTGCATTGCAGCTTTGAATTTTCGACAAATATAACTGAATTTTTAAGTTATTGCCGCCCACAGAATATACATGACCAAAGGTAGGCACTGTGGAAGTAGCTACTAACTCGTATGCCTTTCTGCCCCCAGAAACAAGTACTATGAATAAAGGCTATCCAGCTTGTGCAAGTTGAACAAAACCTTAGCTTCAGAATTTCTTAGGTTAAACGGATAGGCGCCAAACTATCTTGAATAGGCATCAAATGGAGGCCTGCTGCTATTATGGACAACCAGGATTTCATCTGTGTTGGTCCGTGACAACCTACCAATTTAAATAGTAGTCTGCTGATGCATCATCTGAGCCGTCTGTAGCATTTGGGAAATCGGCAAGCAAAGCAGTTGGCCAGACTtacatttaactatttaagCATAACAGAATGCCCATTTTTCCCCTAGACCATAAACAAAGCTCTTGATGGTGCATATTTGTAAAACAAGTAATAAAGCTTAAACGAAGCCTACTCAGAGAGTTTTCAGTAAACAGGTACTAATAAAAATTGAGATGGTAGCCATTCAAAAGGGGATTATTTGTTTTTGCCTAATGAGCACGGAAATCCAAGTGTAGAAAGTTTTCTCCAACAGAAAGGAACAGAGTAAGAAATAAGGAACAGAAGACAAAGGGATTTACAACATACCTGAATGGTGCTATGAGCAAAAATCCTTTGTCTACTTTTCTTGAAGCTAACATCTACCCTTTCCCATGGAATTCTGTTCAGACCTTTGAGCATCAGTTCTGCGGTTGAATACATGAGATAATTCAGTTATGATAACCAACATAACCCACATGAAGGACGGAATAATTCAGATGATGTAGCACACACAAATAACAATTGTTTCAGTCCAACGCAACAAAACAAACAATCCTGGATATATTTAAGCTTATTGAACCTGGATATATGAATACTATGCACTAGATTTGTCAATTATTCTCTTAAAGATACTCCTATAATACTACAGTTCTTATAAATTCCAGTTGCATAAAGTTCCATAAAGAAATGGTTGAAGCCACATCTTGGGGCTCTCTC from Oryza glaberrima chromosome 3, OglaRS2, whole genome shotgun sequence carries:
- the LOC127767516 gene encoding uncharacterized protein LOC127767516 isoform X1, with protein sequence MLAMRPLNLIYISRGSIVLFSLLIIHRLANIQFVYSLELAMELLLLCSSSLLLLLLSSHGMQSTEAITSAAAAGGELHHHQIKEPPPEVEQTGGKGWAAMSEALIGSRPPRCEGKCAPCGRCEAVQVPVAPHAGRLRAFFFSRAAAAADDDESSTNYKPLNWKCRCADTRRALDP
- the LOC127767516 gene encoding EPIDERMAL PATTERNING FACTOR-like protein 2 isoform X2, which codes for MLAMRPLNLIYISRGSIVLFSLLIIHRLANIQFVYSLELAMELLLLCSSSLLLLLLSSHGMQSTEGGELHHHQIKEPPPEVEQTGGKGWAAMSEALIGSRPPRCEGKCAPCGRCEAVQVPVAPHAGRLRAFFFSRAAAAADDDESSTNYKPLNWKCRCADTRRALDP